The stretch of DNA TCTACAGGATCCCATATGCTTCCTGGTTACTATAGCATGAGGAGGCCCCCCTACCTGACTGACTCAGACTTCAGCCCGTCCACTAAACAGTACTCCTCAGATCCCTACAGCTCAGCCCTGGGGGGAAAGGCCCTCTCCTTCGACCACACCTCCACTTACCCTGCCTATATTGACAGCTACTATACACCCGAGTCATTTGGGGACTACCGTGGTGCCACAGCCTTCTCTACTAGCGGAGGATCCCTCTTCCCCACCTCGTCTCTACCTCATCTGCTACCACCTCTCCCTGGGGAATCATCAAATCTCCTCCTGGTACAAACACATTTCACCTTAACTGCTATGGAGACAGTTTCAAAAataatacagagacagagagtcttCCTTTAGTGTGTCACAGTGCATTTGAGCTGCTGTCTTATAAAACGTAAAGGTCTCCCTTTACGGTCAAGTCAAGTGTAAGACCTTTAAGTTGTAAAAGACACCAGTCAGTCCTCAAATACTCTGAGTATTATGTGAAAACAGTAGATCTGTGTTGCTCTCTTAACCTTCCCCTCACTGTTCTCATATGTCTTCCCTCCAAAGAGAGACTCTTGGGAGCAGTCTGACGGACACTCAGTGAGCCAGGATGAGGTCCCAGTGCCCACCACAGCCACCTCTGGCCTGGCTTCACCTGACACTGACAGCCCCTCCCTCTATCGGCTGATACCTGGCCGTAGTGGAGGATCCACCCTGTCCGGCTCCCAGCCCTACTCTCTACACCCCCTGGAAGAGGTGCACTACCCTGGTGCCTCGTACAGCCCCTCATCCAGCTACCCCTCCAGTTACACATATTTGACATCCCCGGGGGAGACTTCAGGGGTCAAGGTATCACCTGTGCCCTCAGAGGACCCTGGCAGTGTAGCCGTCACCCTCAGTGATGCCTCGTGGGCCAAGGATGACGGGACTGGCTCTTGGTTGCCATATGAACCCAGGAAGGCCTATTGATACTGACTGAGACACGAACTGACATGTTGTTGTGGACATTAATGGATAGCTACAGTACAGTTCACTTCAGAGTCACTACCACAGAGAATGTGGCTGAATGTGGATGTGGGTTTGTTATACAATATAATTATATACTTTGTATTCCGTTTGACCTGTATATAAACATTTAATTGTGCAAATGATAAAATACAGATATAAATCTTTGATTGGGACATATGTGTCTGTGTTTTAtaactgtgtctgtgttttataactgtgtctgtgttttataactgtgtctgtgttttataactctgtctgtctgtctgtctgtctgtctgtctgtctgtctgtctgtctgtctgtctgtctgtctgtctgtctgtctgtctgtctgtctgtctgtctgtctgtctgtctgtctgtctgtctgtctgtctgtctgtctgtgtctgtgtctgtgtctgtctctgtgtctgtctctgtctctgtctctgtctctgtctgtgtctctgtctgtgtctctgtctgtctgtgtctgtgtctgtgtctgtgtctgtgtctgtgtctgtctgtctgtctgtctgtctgtctgtctgtctgtctgtctgtctgtctgtctgtctgtctgtctgtctgtctgtctgtctgtctgtctgtctgtctgtctgtctgtctgtctgtctgtctgtctgtctgtctgtctgtctgtctgtctgtctgtctgtctgtctgtctgtctgtctgtctgtctgtctgtctgtctgtctgtctgtctgtctgtctgtctgtctgtctgtctgtctgtctgtctgtctgtctgtctgtctgtctgtctgtctgtctgtctgtctgtctgtctgaaaaagtatgaaaatgtaccATTAGGCCTACCTCTTTTGGGAGCATTGTAACTACATGGATGAGACAATAGAGGTCGCCTTAGACCAGGAAAAGAACGCTTCTTTTTGAGATGCATATTTGAATATTCAAATGCATACCCCACAATCATTGTTAATCGTTATGACGACAAggttgtacactgtgtatatatatgaaTCACAAAACGCAGAAGTAATTACAGAATAAATACAACGGACCTGTATTTTTGGTTCACGTCTTAGCCACGTTTGGAGGTCCTACCTCGTGTTTCGTTTGCTTCCATTGAGTGAGTTGATCCAGCACCTTGCCGCTGTCCACTGACTGAATCCTCTACCTGATCGGCTTTGCACTGCATTCTTCTCAGTTTTGTGTCTCCAAGCAAAATGTCGGGTGGTGAGTTATTTTATATTTTGATAACTGTGTATTGGTTGGCTGAAAAAGCATTAGCAAGTAagtaagtgaaataaaataaGTTGAGGACGTTGTTATTCTCATGCTCAAACTCATTTAAATGGACCATTGGCAGGAAATTACTGAAGTGTAGCCTAATGTTAAGATTCGGTCGACAATAAGGCTGGCGGCATATTCACCAATTAAGGATTTAGGTGCGCAAAAAAAGAAACTACGCACATTGCGTAAAATGGATAGGCTATCAAACTTCAGCACCTGCGTAAATGCATGTGTGAGAAGGCGGCGGGAAAAGCCATTTTCCTATGTATAAATCTACTAATTTCCTTGACACAGAAAAGCCAAAGGTCTACGAAGGTGTTCGGGTGAAGATCACGGTAAAGGAATTGCTGGAAAAGCGCAGAGCTCGTCAAATGAAATTGTCATCGGTAAGCTGAGACCCTTCGTTCCAAAACCAGAGAAAGATCACACATGCTCGCTCTCGCCATCATCATCATTTCCACTTTAAATAACTTTGCAAAAAAGTAACGTGTAGTAAAATACAATAAGATAAACTTCACAACGCACCTTTACTATGTGGTATATTAAACATACGATTTtgtgtaaaataacacatttttgaTATCTTACAGGAATGTGCAAACTCTTGGTATCAAGATGCTGTTGCCACACCTTCCTTAAGTCTAGTGCCAGAGCCAAGTGCACAACCCTGGCCCTGTGAGGACAACCCCAGTGACTATGGGACAGAGTGTCTCTCATTATACAGTGATAACTTCAGCTCGGCTCAACAGACTGAACCTGCAGCATACAGTGAACCCTGCAACTACACTCATCAACAGCCCTGGTCCCTTGGACATATATTGCACAAGGACTATAGGGAAGGACAGGTACGCATAATGGCCATTCACACAGTGATATCCTTTAGCTTCCTCCCctgtttttttccccttcttAAATGCTTATGTGGTGGATCTATCGCTAATTCCCTCTGTTCTAGCTGTAGGCTAATTGATTATCTTCCTAGATGTCTAGGACTGTTAAATAGCCTCTTTGAATGTTCCCAAGTCTTGAATATCCCTTTTAGAATGTGGCGCCTTGAAAGCGCCTTGGCTAAGGCATATTTGGTTGTCTGAAAGGACACACTGCGACTTTTTAAATGCCACAGCGAAGACTTCTCTGGAAATAGTGTAGTTTCGAAGCGCCACCGAACAGGGGTGTAACGTGTCTGGGAAGGAATGATGCTTCTGAAGGGGGTTTAACATCCATCAAGGCATCCAGCACTGTCAATCAAATTATCTTGAGCTGTCTGCATGTTGCCTGCGTGCAGACCACTAGATCCTAAGAGAATTACTTTGAAGTTCATTAAATACAATGACTTTCCAATACATTTAGTAAGAAAGAAAACACATATCTACCctaccataaaaaaaacagaaaggcAACACAACAGCACATCCATATGTAAGGTTTATTGTTGTCGTGGATACAATCCCGAACATTCTATGAGGAAAATAATTCTACAGTCTAAAAAGGCACAGAGGCTTCTGATGCGGCCCTTTTTGTAATTTATCCATTTTCGCGATTGACCGTGTCTTGTGCATGAAAAGGGTACAATTGGATGCATATTCTCTTGAACATCATCTTTTCATGTTTTGTTGCAGGCCTCCTGGTCCTCATTAGAGATTTGGACTCCGGCCTGCACACCAGAGAAAATTAATCCTTTGGACACCCATCATCTCCCCTCCTCACTACAAGAATACTCAGACCCTGTGGATCCCACTTACATATCGCTTAATACAAATGTCACTCAATATGATACCTCTGTGTACTCAAACCCTACTGAATCGAGCTCTACAATACAGTGGATGCCCTGACCTAAGTAGCACAGGTTATTATGGGTCAACTTTGGACAACTGTTATTATAAATGGCAAATGTCAAGCATGAGTCATGTTTAAATACAGAGTTTCTGGAGGGTGGCGGGGAGATGGTGGCTGGCTGGGCGCACTCTGTTCTGTGCCCCATCTGGAGACCAACCTGAGGTTTAGGGCTGGCAGGGTctaccagctgtgtgtgtgagtgtacgagagagagaaagtgagataaGGAACTTTTTTTATAGATTGCCATAATTATTTTTCAAGTCAATAAAATGAAATTGAAAAAGGTTGTCGTTTTTGATCATCCAGAGCTGTAGTTTATCCAAATATGGTTTAGTATGGTTTATAAACTCGTTTAACTATCTTTTTCCACATCCatctattcattatatttctatggcccAACTCCACCGACAGCATTGGTTACTGAGACGCAAAATCGGTTGTTAGGCTAAGGACCCATGTTAAATTTGCTGTCTTCTCAGTAGCCTGCCTCGAATATGTATTACGGTTTAATACAAACCATTCAAAGTAACGTAATGAAGTATTTTaccaataattataataatttgtta from Oncorhynchus kisutch isolate 150728-3 linkage group LG28, Okis_V2, whole genome shotgun sequence encodes:
- the LOC109873020 gene encoding uncharacterized protein C11orf53 homolog isoform X4; this translates as MPGSHMLPGYYSMRRPPYLTDSDFSPSTKQYSSDPYSSALGGKALSFDHTSTYPAYIDSYYTPESFGDYRGATAFSTSGGSLFPTSSLPHLLPPLPGESSNLLLRDSWEQSDGHSVSQDEVPVPTTATSGLASPDTDSPSLYRLIPGRSGGSTLSGSQPYSLHPLEEVHYPGASYSPSSSYPSSYTYLTSPGETSGVKVSPVPSEDPGSVAVTLSDASWAKDDGTGSWLPYEPRKAY
- the LOC109873020 gene encoding uncharacterized protein C11orf53 homolog isoform X1, which gives rise to MEAGTLMEEYSKRVYQGVRVKHTVKDLLAEKRQRQTSVPRFNQAGTSNSQAAFVQMPGSHMLPGYYSMRRPPYLTDSDFSPSTKQYSSDPYSSALGGKALSFDHTSTYPAYIDSYYTPESFGDYRGATAFSTSGGSLFPTSSLPHLLPPLPGESSNLLLRDSWEQSDGHSVSQDEVPVPTTATSGLASPDTDSPSLYRLIPGRSGGSTLSGSQPYSLHPLEEVHYPGASYSPSSSYPSSYTYLTSPGETSGVKVSPVPSEDPGSVAVTLSDASWAKDDGTGSWLPYEPRKAY
- the LOC109873020 gene encoding uncharacterized protein C11orf53 homolog isoform X3; protein product: MEAEYSKRVYQGVRVKHTVKDLLAEKRQRQTSVPRFNQAGTSNSQAAFVQMPGSHMLPGYYSMRRPPYLTDSDFSPSTKQYSSDPYSSALGGKALSFDHTSTYPAYIDSYYTPESFGDYRGATAFSTSGGSLFPTSSLPHLLPPLPGESSNLLLRDSWEQSDGHSVSQDEVPVPTTATSGLASPDTDSPSLYRLIPGRSGGSTLSGSQPYSLHPLEEVHYPGASYSPSSSYPSSYTYLTSPGETSGVKVSPVPSEDPGSVAVTLSDASWAKDDGTGSWLPYEPRKAY
- the LOC109873020 gene encoding uncharacterized protein C11orf53 homolog isoform X2 encodes the protein MEAGTLMEEYSKRVYQGVRVKHTVKDLLAEKRQRQTSVPRFNAGTSNSQAAFVQMPGSHMLPGYYSMRRPPYLTDSDFSPSTKQYSSDPYSSALGGKALSFDHTSTYPAYIDSYYTPESFGDYRGATAFSTSGGSLFPTSSLPHLLPPLPGESSNLLLRDSWEQSDGHSVSQDEVPVPTTATSGLASPDTDSPSLYRLIPGRSGGSTLSGSQPYSLHPLEEVHYPGASYSPSSSYPSSYTYLTSPGETSGVKVSPVPSEDPGSVAVTLSDASWAKDDGTGSWLPYEPRKAY